Proteins encoded by one window of Clostridium bornimense:
- a CDS encoding response regulator transcription factor, whose protein sequence is MFKILVVEDDRELNNSVCAFLNSSGYEAIGCLDANTAYDAMYENIFDLIISDIMMPEIDGFKFAKTVRSLSEDIPILFMTARDDFASKQRGYRVGIDDYMVKPIDLDELFLRIGALLRRAKIASSRTLMVGSFTMDMDEHTAYLNDEEISLTTREFRLLYKLLSYPKKTFTRTQLMDEFWDAETTSGTRTVDVYITKLRNKLSACGDFEIITVHGLGYKAVIK, encoded by the coding sequence ATGTTCAAAATTTTAGTTGTCGAAGATGATAGGGAATTGAATAATTCTGTCTGTGCTTTTTTAAACAGTAGCGGATATGAAGCCATAGGCTGCCTTGATGCCAACACTGCTTATGATGCAATGTATGAAAATATATTTGACCTTATCATTTCTGACATTATGATGCCGGAAATTGACGGCTTTAAGTTTGCAAAAACGGTGCGTAGCCTCAGTGAGGATATTCCTATACTATTTATGACCGCAAGGGATGATTTTGCTTCAAAGCAACGTGGCTACCGTGTAGGTATTGACGATTATATGGTAAAACCTATTGATTTAGACGAGCTTTTTCTACGTATTGGCGCTTTACTCCGTAGAGCAAAAATCGCTTCAAGTCGTACACTGATGGTAGGTAGTTTTACGATGGATATGGACGAGCATACCGCTTATTTAAATGATGAGGAAATCTCGTTGACTACAAGAGAGTTCAGACTTTTATATAAATTACTATCTTACCCGAAAAAGACCTTTACAAGAACACAGCTGATGGACGAGTTCTGGGATGCAGAAACCACCTCGGGAACAAGAACGGTAGATGTATATATAACAAAACTTCGTAATAAACTATCCGCTTGTGGTGATTTTGAGATTATAACGGTGCACGGTCTTGGATATAAGGCGGTGATTAAGTGA